From the genome of Clostridium sp. BNL1100, one region includes:
- the infA gene encoding translation initiation factor IF-1 yields MAKDDVIEVEGTVIEALPNAMFQVELENGHKVLAHISGKLRMNFIRILPGDKVTLELSPYDLTRGRITWRAK; encoded by the coding sequence TTGGCAAAAGATGATGTTATAGAGGTTGAAGGTACTGTTATTGAAGCATTGCCTAATGCTATGTTTCAGGTAGAGCTTGAGAACGGGCATAAGGTATTGGCTCACATTTCAGGTAAGCTCAGAATGAATTTTATAAGGATTCTTCCGGGAGATAAGGTAACCCTTGAATTGTCACCATACGACCTTACCAGAGGAAGGATAACTTGGAGAGCAAAATAA
- the rpsM gene encoding 30S ribosomal protein S13 — translation MARIAGVDLPREKRVEIGLTYIYGIGRPKSNEILVKTGVNPDTRVRDLTDDEINKIREVIDKEYKVEGDLRREIALNIKRLIEIGCYRGRRHRMGLPVRGQRTKTNARTRKGPSKPVSGKKK, via the coding sequence ATGGCACGTATTGCCGGAGTAGATTTGCCCAGAGAAAAAAGGGTAGAAATTGGTCTCACTTATATTTACGGTATCGGAAGACCTAAGTCTAATGAAATTCTCGTTAAGACTGGCGTTAACCCTGATACTCGTGTTAGAGATCTCACTGATGATGAAATAAACAAAATCAGAGAAGTAATTGACAAAGAATACAAGGTTGAAGGTGACCTTAGAAGAGAAATAGCATTAAACATCAAGCGTCTTATTGAAATCGGATGCTACAGAGGAAGAAGACACAGAATGGGTCTTCCTGTAAGAGGACAGCGTACAAAGACAAATGCAAGGACTAGAAAAGGCCCTTCAAAGCCCGTTAGTGGCAAAAAGAAATAG
- a CDS encoding adenylate kinase gives MRIILLGAPGAGKGTQAKIISEKLTIPHISTGDIFRANIKGNTPLGQKAKEYMDKGELVPDELTVEIVKDRLGNADCANGFILDGFPRTIPQAEYLDKVLVQMNINLDVAILIDVKDEDIIQRMSGRRVCTNCGATYNVVFNPTKEEGICDVCKSPVIQRADDAAETVLNRLETYHKQTQPLINYYENAGKLKIAVGAGEVEETSQRVMKVLGI, from the coding sequence ATGAGGATCATATTATTAGGAGCTCCCGGAGCTGGAAAGGGAACTCAAGCAAAAATTATTTCTGAAAAACTCACTATTCCGCATATTTCAACCGGTGATATTTTCAGAGCAAACATAAAAGGAAATACTCCTCTTGGACAAAAGGCAAAAGAATATATGGACAAAGGAGAACTTGTACCGGACGAATTGACTGTGGAAATAGTAAAGGACAGATTGGGAAATGCCGACTGTGCAAACGGATTTATTTTGGATGGCTTCCCAAGAACAATTCCTCAAGCCGAATATCTTGATAAAGTATTGGTACAAATGAATATTAATCTGGACGTAGCTATTTTAATAGATGTAAAAGATGAAGATATTATACAAAGAATGTCCGGAAGACGTGTGTGTACAAACTGTGGTGCAACATATAATGTTGTATTCAATCCTACAAAAGAAGAAGGAATATGTGATGTTTGCAAATCTCCTGTTATTCAAAGAGCTGATGATGCTGCAGAAACAGTATTGAACAGACTTGAAACATATCATAAGCAAACACAGCCACTTATCAATTATTATGAAAATGCTGGCAAGCTAAAAATAGCTGTAGGTGCCGGAGAAGTAGAAGAAACATCACAACGTGTAATGAAAGTTTTAGGTATTTAA
- a CDS encoding KOW domain-containing RNA-binding protein, which yields MNVVLGQVVLSKAGRDAGRIFVVTGLIDDSYVLISDGSSRRLENPKKKKLRHLIVTNNVIEAIAQKISSGEKCTNAEVRKALVEYNVPVDSKV from the coding sequence TTGAATGTAGTCCTGGGACAGGTTGTACTTTCTAAAGCAGGGCGGGACGCAGGAAGAATATTTGTAGTGACAGGTTTGATTGATGATAGTTATGTACTCATCAGTGATGGAAGCTCCAGAAGATTGGAGAATCCTAAAAAAAAGAAGTTGAGACACCTGATTGTTACAAACAATGTTATCGAAGCTATTGCACAGAAAATTTCTTCAGGAGAAAAATGCACAAATGCCGAGGTAAGGAAGGCACTTGTTGAATATAATGTACCTGTTGACAGTAAAGTTTAG
- the rpmJ gene encoding 50S ribosomal protein L36, with translation MKVKPSVKTICEKCKIIKRKGRVMVICENPKHKQKQG, from the coding sequence ATGAAAGTAAAACCATCAGTTAAGACTATATGCGAAAAGTGCAAAATTATTAAAAGAAAAGGCAGAGTAATGGTTATCTGCGAAAACCCAAAGCACAAGCAAAAACAGGGTTAA
- the map gene encoding type I methionyl aminopeptidase has product MYTIKSQSEIEKMKKAGEILYETLQLIKKNTVPGVTTKELDRIAEEYITKNHAIPSFKGYDVGVPGMAPFPGSICASVNEEVVHGIPSLKPLKDGDIISIDVGVYLNGYHADAARTFAVGNITAEAQRLIDETRQSFFEGLKQMVIGNHIRNISEAIQNHVESKGFSVVRDFVGHGIGRDLHEMPDIPNYVTKRRGPRLESGMTIAVEPMINAGSYSVKVLENRWTVVTTDKSLSAHYENTVAITNDGPVILTRF; this is encoded by the coding sequence ATGTATACTATAAAATCACAATCTGAAATTGAAAAGATGAAAAAAGCTGGGGAGATTTTATATGAAACTCTTCAACTAATAAAGAAAAATACTGTACCGGGTGTTACCACAAAGGAATTGGACAGAATTGCTGAAGAGTATATTACAAAGAATCATGCAATACCTTCTTTTAAAGGATATGATGTTGGTGTTCCTGGAATGGCTCCTTTTCCCGGCAGTATATGCGCATCTGTCAATGAGGAAGTGGTTCATGGGATACCAAGTTTAAAGCCTTTAAAAGATGGCGATATTATCAGTATAGATGTTGGTGTGTATTTAAACGGATATCATGCGGATGCAGCAAGGACCTTTGCCGTAGGAAATATAACTGCTGAAGCACAAAGACTTATTGATGAAACGCGTCAGAGTTTCTTTGAAGGATTAAAACAAATGGTTATAGGCAATCACATAAGAAATATATCAGAAGCTATTCAAAATCATGTTGAGAGTAAGGGCTTTTCGGTTGTAAGAGATTTTGTAGGGCACGGTATTGGAAGAGATTTACATGAGATGCCTGATATACCTAATTACGTTACAAAGAGAAGAGGCCCACGGCTTGAAAGCGGGATGACGATAGCTGTTGAGCCAATGATTAATGCAGGTAGCTATAGTGTAAAAGTTTTAGAAAACAGATGGACTGTTGTAACAACTGACAAATCGCTTTCTGCACACTATGAGAATACAGTAGCAATTACTAACGACGGACCGGTTATACTGACAAGGTTCTAA